The following coding sequences lie in one Apium graveolens cultivar Ventura chromosome 1, ASM990537v1, whole genome shotgun sequence genomic window:
- the LOC141674513 gene encoding kirola-like, with amino-acid sequence MAALSGKLVSTTEIKLNGNVFHQLLRDETHRISSLSPEKIQGVELVDGVWGTQGSIICWKYVFDGKAETCTEIIEEINEENKSIRFKVVAGGLLKQYKAFTFISKVDQIDLNTYAVTWTLEYEKLHEAITPPNAMMNFLISMTKDIENRYGQLQPRADQQCK; translated from the exons ATGGCAGCATTGAGCGGTAAACTAGTGAGCACAACAGAAATCAAATTGAACGGAAATGTGTTTCATCAGCTATTGAGAGACGAAACGCACCGTATTTCCAGCTTAAGTCCTGAGAAAATTCAGGGGGTTGAATTGGTTGATGGTGTCTGGGGAACTCAGGGATCTATCATCTGCTGGAAATATGTTTTCG ATGGGAAAGCAGAGACGTGCACAGAAATAATCGAGGAGATTAATGAAGAAAACAAGTCAATAAGGTTCAAAGTGGTGGCAGGAGGTCTACTTAAGCAGTACAAGGCGTTCACTTTCATATCCAAAGTTGATCAGATAGATCTCAACACCTATGCTGTGACATGGACTCTGGAATATGAGAAGCTTCATGAAGCCATAACTCCTCCAAATGCAATGATGAATTTTCTCATTTCTATGACCAAAGATATCGAAAACCGCTATGGCCAACTCCAGCCCCGTGCTGATCAGCAATGCAAGTAG